Within Candidatus Polarisedimenticolia bacterium, the genomic segment CGCACCGCGATCTGCAGCGTCCCGTTTAGGGAAAGGCTCTCGAGCGAAACCTCTCCCCTTCCGTGCATCGACTCGGCGGCGTTTCGAACCAAATTGAGAAGGACTTCGTGCAACACCGCCCCGGTCGTGTTAATGGCCGGGAGCGGCTCCTGGACCTGCCGGCTCCACCGGATTTCCGGGTAGCATATCGAGACTTCGCGGATGACGTCATCGATGACTCGCAGCGTCTGTGCTCCCTCCGTCGCTCCCGGACGGTCGGCCTCGTCACGTCGCGGACCGAAAGTGAACCGGATGACCTCCTCCAACTGCCCGATACAGGCCTGAAGCCCTCGGAGCGCCGGGTTCCCCGTGTCTCCCGCTCCCAGCCTCCTTTGGATCAGATCGACGAATCCACGCATCGCATAAATGGCGTTTTTCGTAGAATGGGCGAGACGAGCGGCGTCTGGCCCCGCATTCCCAACGTGGTGGAGTCTCTCCAATTCCTGTTCGAGAGAGCTCAACCGAGCGCACAGTTCCGACTTCTCGAGCGAGAATTCGTTTCGCGCCCGTTGCCAGCGCGATGAGAGCAGAAAAGCGACCAGGCCCATCAAAACGAGGAACCCGGTTTCGAGCCCAAGAGGTCGGAGCGCCCCCGCGAATCCCAGGAGCGACTGCTGCATCCAGAGGCAGCCGATTGAAATGGACGAGATGAGCAGAGTGCCCCACCCGACGAAGGTGAAGGCCGACAGCAAGGTTTCCAGCGCGAAGCCGGCGATGAAAGGAGAGCCGGCGCCGCCGCTTTGAAACGAAAGAAGTGCCCAGCTCGTGATTCCGAAGAGCGGTGAGACGTATCGGGCGAGACGGCTCGTTTCGGGTCGATCCCAAAGAATCGCCAACGCCAGATTGGACAGCGCGGTGATTCCGATGAGCCAGAGGAAAGCGTTGCCCGCGCGAAGGGTAACCGGCCAGAG encodes:
- a CDS encoding HAMP domain-containing sensor histidine kinase — translated: MSGILSALRRMDTALVIRHLAICLAAAASLLWPVTLRAGNAFLWLIGITALSNLALAILWDRPETSRLARYVSPLFGITSWALLSFQSGGAGSPFIAGFALETLLSAFTFVGWGTLLISSISIGCLWMQQSLLGFAGALRPLGLETGFLVLMGLVAFLLSSRWQRARNEFSLEKSELCARLSSLEQELERLHHVGNAGPDAARLAHSTKNAIYAMRGFVDLIQRRLGAGDTGNPALRGLQACIGQLEEVIRFTFGPRRDEADRPGATEGAQTLRVIDDVIREVSICYPEIRWSRQVQEPLPAINTTGAVLHEVLLNLVRNAAESMHGRGEVSLESLSLNGTLQIAVRDEGEGIDESELEAIFRPGYTTKPDGAGLGLFLARRAVESQGGFLKVAPRRRGGTEIFIGIPVRGH